A genomic region of Caldicellulosiruptor acetigenus contains the following coding sequences:
- a CDS encoding alkaline phosphatase yields MKRFFVQRKNIFLASILILCLILSTLAFAQQESRENQQKVKNVILMIPDGMTIAHTTLARWYQGGEPLAMDEIACGLVRTYSANNPITDSAPAATAYATGYKTQNRYLSIYPEMVSMPGVGQVEEKDFYKPIVTILEATKKLRKSTGLVFTCQFPHATPAAFASHTDNRNDYESIAEQMVYNQVDVVLGGGYKYIDKNQRKDKEDLAGYLKQNGFFVTTSWQDAKNFSGQKIWGLFAQDAMHYDFDRNGTGESSLAEMTQKALQVLSKNRNGFFLMVEGSEIDWASHANDPVGVVSEVLAFDKAVKVALDFAKSREDTAVIIAADHNNGGMTLGMGTTSIDSILLNDFLKYIRRATRTAAGVEDILGNNRTDENIKKVVSQYYGIDNLTQDEINAIKNAPQGRLNYVLGPMISKRSYIGWTSNEHTGEEVVLYAYHPNGYIPRGVIDNTEVCDYMAEILGIDLGSFNESAYISNIDLEEKGYDVSLDTSNPTNVQLVINKGSRTYIIPQNKNVVLEGSNQYKLKYVSVYIPSAKRFFVSSEVESLIK; encoded by the coding sequence ATGAAAAGATTCTTTGTACAAAGAAAAAATATTTTTCTTGCTTCCATTTTGATTCTGTGCTTGATTTTATCAACACTTGCATTTGCGCAGCAGGAAAGTAGAGAAAACCAGCAAAAGGTCAAAAACGTCATTTTGATGATTCCCGATGGTATGACAATAGCTCACACAACACTTGCGCGCTGGTACCAAGGTGGAGAGCCCCTTGCAATGGATGAGATTGCCTGTGGACTTGTGAGAACATATTCAGCAAACAATCCAATTACAGACTCAGCACCTGCTGCAACAGCATATGCAACAGGGTACAAGACACAAAACAGGTACCTTTCAATTTACCCTGAGATGGTCTCAATGCCAGGTGTAGGCCAGGTAGAAGAAAAAGATTTTTACAAGCCAATTGTAACCATCTTGGAAGCTACAAAGAAGCTCAGAAAATCAACCGGTCTTGTTTTTACATGCCAGTTCCCGCACGCAACACCTGCTGCGTTTGCCTCGCACACTGATAACAGAAATGATTATGAATCTATCGCCGAGCAAATGGTATACAACCAGGTTGATGTTGTGCTCGGTGGTGGATACAAATACATCGACAAAAATCAGAGAAAAGATAAAGAGGATTTAGCAGGATACCTAAAACAAAACGGCTTTTTTGTAACAACAAGCTGGCAGGACGCAAAAAACTTTTCTGGTCAGAAAATCTGGGGACTTTTTGCACAGGATGCTATGCACTACGACTTTGACAGAAATGGCACAGGTGAGTCGTCTTTGGCAGAGATGACTCAAAAGGCACTTCAGGTTCTATCCAAGAATAGAAACGGGTTCTTCTTGATGGTAGAAGGCAGTGAAATTGACTGGGCATCACATGCAAACGACCCTGTTGGAGTTGTATCAGAGGTCTTGGCTTTTGACAAGGCTGTAAAAGTTGCTCTTGATTTTGCAAAATCAAGGGAGGACACAGCAGTAATTATTGCAGCTGACCATAACAACGGCGGCATGACACTTGGAATGGGCACAACTTCAATTGACAGCATCCTACTGAACGATTTTCTGAAGTACATCAGAAGAGCAACAAGAACGGCAGCTGGAGTGGAAGATATACTTGGAAATAACAGAACAGATGAAAATATCAAAAAGGTTGTGTCCCAGTATTACGGCATTGACAATCTCACACAGGATGAGATAAATGCAATCAAAAACGCTCCACAGGGAAGGTTAAACTATGTTTTAGGTCCAATGATAAGCAAGCGTTCATACATTGGCTGGACTTCAAATGAACATACAGGTGAAGAGGTAGTTTTATATGCATATCACCCAAATGGATACATCCCAAGAGGTGTAATTGATAACACAGAGGTCTGCGACTATATGGCAGAGATTCTTGGCATTGACCTTGGAAGCTTTAATGAAAGTGCGTATATTTCTAACATCGACTTAGAAGAAAAAGGATATGATGTTTCCCTTGACACAAGCAACCCAACAAACGTCCAACTTGTGATAAACAAAGGAAGCAGGACATACATCATTCCGCAAAACAAGAATGTGGTCTTAGAAGGTTCTAATCAGTACAAGTTAAAATATGTAAGTGTGTATATTCCAAGTGCGAAAAGGTTCTTTGTATCAAGCGAGGTTGAAAGCTTGATTAAATAA
- a CDS encoding ParB/RepB/Spo0J family partition protein, with amino-acid sequence MFSLLIRQTNKADIEKELYFIEDVPIEKVLPNPYQPRTNFDERLIEELATSIKSYGLLQPIIVRKKGELYYLIAGERRLRACKHLGYCKIKAIVINVTDIESAILALIENIQRQDLDFFEEAQGYKQLADEFGLTQVEIAKRVGKTQSAIANKIRLLQLPAEIRWMIREHGLSERHARALLKLESQEDMKYILSRIIEGGLTVSQTERLISDYLSGKRNAKTTRVIKVSMNDCRVVYNTIKKALKIFQKTDINYDIKENKTDAYYEIIVRINKKSPQTSS; translated from the coding sequence TTGTTCTCGCTTTTGATACGCCAGACAAACAAGGCTGATATTGAAAAGGAACTATATTTTATTGAGGATGTGCCAATTGAAAAGGTTTTGCCAAATCCATATCAGCCAAGGACCAATTTTGATGAAAGGCTCATTGAAGAGCTTGCAACATCCATAAAATCTTATGGGCTTTTGCAGCCAATTATTGTGAGGAAAAAAGGAGAGCTTTATTATCTCATTGCTGGAGAGAGAAGACTTAGAGCCTGCAAGCATCTGGGATATTGCAAAATAAAGGCAATTGTGATAAATGTAACTGACATTGAAAGTGCCATTTTAGCGTTGATTGAAAACATACAGCGTCAGGACCTTGACTTTTTCGAGGAAGCTCAAGGGTACAAACAGCTTGCCGATGAGTTTGGACTCACCCAAGTTGAGATTGCAAAAAGGGTGGGGAAGACTCAGTCTGCCATTGCAAATAAAATAAGACTTTTGCAGCTGCCAGCCGAAATAAGATGGATGATTCGCGAACATGGTCTTTCAGAACGTCATGCACGAGCGCTATTAAAACTTGAGTCGCAAGAGGATATGAAGTATATCTTATCGCGAATAATTGAGGGCGGGCTTACCGTCTCACAAACAGAAAGGCTTATATCAGATTATCTGAGCGGTAAAAGAAATGCAAAAACTACAAGAGTAATAAAAGTTTCCATGAACGACTGCAGGGTGGTATATAATACCATAAAAAAGGCCTTGAAAATATTCCAAAAAACTGATATAAATTATGATATAAAAGAAAATAAAACCGATGCATACTACGAAATAATCGTTAGAATAAATAAAAAATCCCCGCAGACCTCCTCATAA
- the rsmG gene encoding 16S rRNA (guanine(527)-N(7))-methyltransferase RsmG: MELLDRVLEYYKVKNPLVVKQLFLKYMNLVLEKNKLFNLTAIEDEEEFVIKHIADSLSLLKFLEEESSSQNPVAIDIGSGFGAPGLFVKIAMPSINVWLNDSNKKKCNFMIEAKESLGISGVNVVCERAEVLGRKEDFREKFDFVFARAVDRLNVLCEYALPLLKIGGAFLAQKGYVCEDEIELASNAIELLGGRLTRVEKFVLPFSDEKRSVIVIKKLRQTPSNFPRNTKQIVKKPL, translated from the coding sequence ATGGAGCTTTTGGATAGAGTGCTTGAGTACTATAAAGTAAAAAATCCTTTGGTTGTGAAACAGCTTTTTTTAAAGTACATGAACTTGGTGCTTGAGAAAAATAAGCTTTTTAACCTCACAGCTATAGAAGATGAAGAGGAGTTTGTGATAAAACACATTGCTGACTCTCTTTCTCTCTTGAAATTTCTTGAAGAAGAAAGTTCAAGCCAAAACCCTGTTGCCATTGACATAGGCTCTGGATTTGGCGCACCGGGACTTTTTGTTAAAATTGCAATGCCGAGCATAAATGTCTGGCTTAATGACTCAAACAAGAAAAAGTGCAATTTCATGATTGAGGCAAAAGAAAGTCTTGGGATTTCTGGTGTGAACGTTGTGTGCGAAAGAGCAGAAGTTTTGGGCAGAAAAGAGGATTTTAGAGAAAAGTTTGATTTTGTATTTGCCCGGGCAGTTGACAGGCTAAACGTCTTGTGTGAGTATGCCCTTCCGCTATTAAAAATTGGCGGTGCATTTTTGGCTCAAAAAGGCTATGTATGTGAAGATGAGATAGAATTGGCATCCAATGCTATTGAACTTCTCGGTGGCAGGCTCACACGCGTTGAGAAGTTTGTGCTACCGTTTTCTGATGAGAAAAGAAGCGTTATTGTCATAAAAAAATTGCGACAAACACCGTCAAATTTCCCCAGAAATACAAAGCAAATTGTAAAAAAACCGCTGTAG
- the mnmG gene encoding tRNA uridine-5-carboxymethylaminomethyl(34) synthesis enzyme MnmG: MEFVAGEYDVAVIGAGHAGIEAALASARLGLKTIIFAINLDSIGNMPCNPSIGGTGKGHLVREIDALGGEMGKAADATAIQVRILNRAKGPAVYSLRAQCDRSRYRLYMKRVLENQENLDIRQGEVCEIIVEDGRVKGVKITTGAIFLAKAVVLATGTFLGGKVIIGETVYDSGPDGMHPARYLTENLKKLGIEMMRFKTGTPARVHRRSLDFSKMQIQPGDEKPLPFSFENEDNFNIVQVPCYLTYTTEETHRIIRENLHRAPLFTGLISGIGPRYCPSIEDKVVRFADKPRHQVFIEPTGLDTDEMYVQGMSTSLPEDVQVKMYRSVIGLENVKIMRPAYAIEYDCINPLQLEPTLQFKKIKGLFSAGQINGTSGYEEAAAQGIIAGINAAMYVKGKEMLILDRSQAYIGVLIDDLVTKGTNEPYRIMTSRAEYRLILRQDNADLRLTEIGYKIGLISQQRYEKFLQKKKMIEDEINRVKNTVIAPSEKVNKFLQEKGSSPISTGVKLSDLLKRPELSYEDLKEIDPARPDLPWYVQDEVEIEIKYEGYIKKQLAQIEQFKKLENKKIPEWVDYSQILGLSTEAKQKLSQIRPASIGQASRISGVSPADISVLLIWLESVKKGKKD, from the coding sequence ATGGAATTTGTTGCAGGTGAATACGACGTTGCGGTGATAGGAGCTGGTCATGCTGGAATAGAAGCTGCGCTTGCATCTGCTCGGCTTGGTCTTAAAACCATAATATTTGCAATAAACCTGGATTCGATTGGCAACATGCCGTGCAACCCGAGCATTGGCGGAACTGGAAAAGGACATTTGGTGCGCGAGATAGACGCGCTTGGCGGTGAGATGGGAAAAGCTGCAGATGCAACAGCCATCCAGGTAAGAATTCTAAACAGGGCAAAAGGCCCTGCGGTGTATTCACTCAGAGCACAGTGTGATAGAAGCCGCTACAGACTCTATATGAAAAGGGTGCTTGAAAATCAGGAGAACCTTGACATTCGCCAGGGCGAGGTGTGCGAGATAATAGTTGAAGATGGAAGGGTAAAGGGTGTGAAAATAACAACAGGTGCAATTTTTTTGGCAAAAGCAGTTGTGCTTGCAACGGGAACATTTCTTGGCGGAAAAGTAATTATAGGCGAGACAGTGTATGACAGCGGACCTGACGGTATGCACCCGGCAAGATATCTTACAGAAAACCTCAAAAAACTTGGCATTGAGATGATGAGGTTTAAAACTGGCACGCCTGCCCGTGTTCACAGAAGGTCTTTAGACTTTTCAAAGATGCAAATCCAGCCAGGAGACGAAAAGCCTTTGCCGTTTTCGTTTGAAAATGAAGATAATTTCAATATTGTTCAAGTGCCTTGTTATCTGACATACACAACAGAAGAGACTCATAGAATAATAAGGGAAAATCTTCACAGGGCACCGCTTTTCACAGGACTTATTTCTGGTATTGGACCCAGGTACTGTCCTTCAATTGAAGACAAGGTTGTAAGGTTTGCAGACAAGCCCCGACACCAGGTGTTTATTGAACCAACAGGTCTTGACACAGACGAGATGTATGTCCAGGGGATGTCAACGTCACTGCCAGAAGATGTGCAAGTAAAAATGTACAGAAGTGTAATAGGCCTTGAAAATGTCAAGATAATGCGCCCAGCATATGCAATAGAGTATGACTGTATAAACCCGCTTCAGCTTGAACCAACGCTACAGTTTAAAAAGATAAAAGGTCTTTTTTCTGCAGGGCAGATAAACGGGACATCAGGGTACGAAGAAGCAGCTGCTCAGGGAATAATTGCCGGGATTAACGCTGCAATGTATGTCAAGGGCAAAGAAATGCTCATTTTGGACAGGTCACAAGCTTACATTGGAGTGCTGATAGACGACCTTGTCACAAAAGGGACAAACGAGCCATACCGAATCATGACATCAAGAGCTGAGTACAGGCTGATTTTAAGACAGGACAATGCAGACCTTCGTCTTACCGAAATTGGCTACAAGATTGGGCTTATATCACAGCAAAGGTACGAAAAGTTTTTGCAAAAGAAAAAGATGATAGAAGATGAAATAAACAGGGTAAAAAATACTGTGATAGCCCCGAGCGAAAAGGTAAATAAGTTTTTACAAGAAAAGGGTTCATCACCTATTTCAACAGGTGTTAAGCTTTCTGACCTTTTGAAAAGGCCTGAGCTTTCGTATGAGGATTTGAAAGAGATAGACCCTGCAAGGCCTGACCTTCCTTGGTATGTTCAAGATGAGGTTGAGATTGAGATAAAGTACGAGGGATATATCAAAAAACAGCTTGCACAGATTGAACAGTTCAAAAAACTTGAAAACAAAAAGATACCCGAGTGGGTTGACTATAGCCAAATACTTGGACTTTCAACAGAGGCAAAACAAAAACTTTCACAAATAAGACCTGCTTCAATTGGCCAGGCATCAAGAATTTCTGGTGTGTCACCGGCAGATATTTCTGTTCTTCTCATCTGGCTTGAGTCGGTTAAAAAAGGTAAGAAGGATTGA
- the mnmE gene encoding tRNA uridine-5-carboxymethylaminomethyl(34) synthesis GTPase MnmE, protein MEFDTIAAISTPIGTGGIGIVRISGKDAFDIAEKLIRSRKYKSIKDIPARYAALVDVYDGDEFVDEAILIKFKSPHSYTGEDIVEIQSHGGMVVLKRILEAAIKNGARHAMPGEFTKRAFLNGRIDLSQAEAVIDIINSKTRLLQQNAAKQLKGMLSQRIEEISQLLLNLVASIEASIDFSEHEVDEVPHTEILSTVDAALQKIDKLLKSYETGKAIKSGIYTVIVGRPNVGKSSLLNRLLKEEKAIVTDIPGTTRDVIEEVLDIEGIPIILADTAGVRKTEDVVEKIGVKKTLESIERADLVLFMIESSGILQEDLEIFETIKDKRFIVLVNKIDKEVKVSHEDIKRIFGKEGIFISVEHDKNLELVEKAIANEVLDKDIEAFDSVLITNLRHKELLLKAKEFLLSAKENLDCVPLDILSIDIKNALESLYQITGKNVTEDMVDRIFSMFCIGK, encoded by the coding sequence ATGGAGTTTGACACAATTGCTGCAATTTCAACGCCAATTGGTACAGGCGGGATAGGGATTGTAAGGATATCAGGAAAAGATGCTTTTGATATTGCAGAAAAACTCATAAGAAGCAGGAAGTATAAAAGCATAAAAGACATCCCTGCAAGGTATGCTGCGCTTGTTGATGTGTATGATGGTGATGAGTTTGTGGATGAGGCAATTTTGATAAAGTTCAAGTCCCCACATTCGTATACAGGCGAGGACATTGTTGAGATTCAGAGCCACGGAGGCATGGTTGTGCTAAAAAGAATTTTAGAGGCTGCAATCAAAAATGGTGCGCGCCATGCCATGCCGGGTGAATTTACAAAACGAGCTTTTTTAAACGGCAGGATTGACCTGTCTCAAGCTGAAGCTGTGATTGATATAATAAATTCAAAGACAAGGCTTTTGCAACAAAACGCTGCAAAACAGTTAAAAGGTATGCTAAGCCAGAGAATTGAAGAGATTTCTCAGCTTCTTTTGAATCTGGTTGCATCAATTGAAGCTTCAATTGACTTTTCAGAACATGAGGTTGATGAGGTGCCGCACACTGAGATTTTATCTACCGTCGATGCTGCGCTACAAAAAATCGATAAACTTTTAAAATCATACGAGACAGGAAAAGCAATAAAAAGCGGAATATACACTGTAATAGTTGGAAGACCAAACGTTGGAAAATCATCTCTTCTTAATAGGCTTTTAAAAGAAGAAAAGGCGATTGTGACAGACATACCCGGTACAACACGTGATGTGATTGAAGAGGTTTTGGACATAGAAGGTATCCCGATAATCCTTGCAGACACTGCAGGGGTGAGAAAAACAGAGGATGTTGTTGAAAAAATTGGTGTTAAGAAGACATTGGAAAGTATCGAAAGAGCCGACCTTGTTCTTTTCATGATAGAATCAAGCGGCATTTTGCAAGAGGATTTGGAGATTTTTGAGACAATCAAGGACAAGAGGTTCATTGTTCTTGTAAACAAGATAGACAAAGAAGTAAAAGTTTCGCATGAGGATATTAAAAGGATTTTTGGCAAAGAAGGGATTTTTATCTCTGTTGAACATGACAAGAACTTAGAGCTTGTTGAAAAAGCAATAGCAAACGAGGTTTTGGACAAAGACATTGAAGCGTTTGACAGCGTCCTTATAACAAACCTTCGTCACAAAGAGCTTCTTTTAAAAGCAAAGGAGTTTTTGCTCTCGGCAAAAGAGAACCTTGATTGCGTCCCTCTTGACATTCTTTCAATTGACATCAAAAACGCACTTGAAAGTCTTTATCAAATAACCGGTAAAAACGTCACAGAGGACATGGTTGACAGGATTTTTTCAATGTTTTGCATAGGAAAATGA